A stretch of Miscanthus floridulus cultivar M001 chromosome 13, ASM1932011v1, whole genome shotgun sequence DNA encodes these proteins:
- the LOC136501994 gene encoding uncharacterized protein isoform X2, with protein MRLYSPALCLRRSSTHSHPNQFRGGFTQSMASWKCPHSQSSLYHPKSGLVDFSLSKNVKSSQPQSIKYFVNLMGQQFRCGLSTREGSLSVKLDIPSHEKSRIGWNWKNMHHKIGGAAGGLCFGFSVTGIASAEVPVIRIKDNAETSSSSTSSTHGKKVYTDYSVTGIPGDGRCLFRSVVHGACIRSGRPIPNEDLQRKLADDLREMVADEFVKRREETEWFVEGDFDTYVSHIREPHVWGGCQ; from the exons ATGCGGCTCTACTCACCTGCACTCTGTTTGCGGCGATCAAGCACACATTCTCATCCTAACCAGTTCCGAGGAGGATTCACGCAGAGTATGGCCTCATGGAAGTGCCCGCACTCGCAGTCAAGCCTGTACCATCCGAAGTCGGGTTTAGTTGATTTTTCGCTTAGCAAGAATGTAAAGTCTTCTCAGCCACAAAGTATAAAGTACTTTGTCAACTTAATGGGCCAGCAGTTCCGTTGTGGACTGTCAACCAGAGAGGGTAGCCTAAGTGTAAAGCTTGACATTCCTTCGCACGAAAAATCAAGGATAGGTTGGAACTGGAAAAATATGCATCACAAGATAGGAGGTGCAGCAGGTGGACTCTGCTTTGGTTTTTCGGTTACTGGAATAGCAAGCGCTGAGGTTCCTGTCATTAGGATCAAAGACAATGCCGAAACTTCATCATCATCCACCAGTTCAACTCATGGGAAGAAAGTCTACACAGATTATTCTGTCACTG GTATTCCTGGAGATGGAAGATGTTTGTTCCGCTCTGTGGTACATGGTGCGTGCATTAGGTCAGGGAGACCCATACCTAATGAAGATCTTCAGAGAAAACTAGCTGATGACTTGAGAGAAATG GTCGCCGATGAATTTGTTAAGAGGCGGGAAGAGACTGAATG GTTTGTTGAGGGGGATTTTGATACATATGTATCCCATATTAGGGAGCCACATGTGTGGGGAG GATGCCAATAA
- the LOC136501137 gene encoding transcription factor bHLH129-like isoform X1: MYGSPVSKDLNLPVQPPMTSFGLLRYRSAPSTVLGDLCEDLLPPAPGSGPPRDTGGADNVFSRSLADHHHIRDDKPSPPPPPPTVHFPSAADMASQQHQHQQMMFHSHSQSQQQQQQQQMVDANKSGGLYRTVSSGMEAGAGVGAASNLIRQSSSPAGFLDHFSMDNGYGAMLRASMGMGFRDGGGAGGDGAAATDSLAGGGGGGGGGGGSGRLKGQLSFSSRQGSLMSQISDMDSEDVGGSSPEATAGGRGAYIPGYPMSSAGWDDSSSALVSDSLSVMKRPRDSSEPGGQQQQQQNGGLAHQFSLPKTSSEMAAIEKFLQFQDAVPCKIRAKRGCATHPRSIAERVRRTKISERIRKLQELVPNMDKQTNTSDMLDLAVDYIRDLQKQVKVRASQPTNSGFLQNPYPNDAIDEHGGRPAELSP, encoded by the exons ATGTACGGCTCGCCGGTGTCCAAGGACCTCAACCTCCCGGTGCAGCCGCCGATGACCTCGTTCGGGCTGCTACGGTACAGATCGGCGCCCAGCACGGTGCTCGGCGACCTCTGCGAGGACCTGCTCCCTCCGGCTCCGGGCTCCGGGCCCCCGCGCGACACCGGCGGCGCCGACAACGTCTTCTCCAGGTCCCTGGCCGATCACCACCACATCCGGGACGACAagccgtcgccgccaccgccgccgccgactgTCCACTTCCCGAGTGCGGCCGACATGGCCTCCCAGCAGCACCAGCATCAGCAAATGATGTTCCACTCCCACTCCCagtcccagcagcagcagcagcagcagcagatggtgGACGCTAATAAGTCCGGGGGCCTCTACCGCACCGTCAGCTCGGGCATGGAAGCCGGCGCCGGCGTCGGTGCCGCCAGCAACCTGATTCGGCAGAGTAGCTCCCCCGCGGGGTTCCTGGATCATTTCAGCATGGACAACG GCTACGGGGCCATGCTGAGGGCGAGCATGGGCATGGGTTTccgggacggcggcggcgccggcggcgacggTGCCGCGGCGACGGACTCcctcgcgggcggcggcggcggcggcggcggcggcggcggtagcggCAGGCTCAAGGGGCAGCTGAGCTTCTCGTCGCGGCAGGGGTCGCTGATGTCCCAGATCTCGGATATGGACAGCGAGGACGTCGGAGGGAGCAGCCCCGAGGCTACTGCCGGCGGCAGGGGCGCTTACATCCCGGGGTACCCGATGAGCTCCGCCGGGTGGGACGACTCGTCGTCTGCGCTCGTGTCGGACAGCCTGTCCGTGATGAAACGCCCGCGGGACTCGTCGGAGCCCggcggccagcagcagcagcagcagaacggCGGGCTGGCGCACCAGTTCAGCCTGCCCAAGACGTCGTCGGAGATGGCGGCCATCGAGAAGTTCCTCCAGTTCCAGGACGCCGTGCCCTGCAAGATCCGCGCCAAGCGCGGGTGCGCCACGCACCCGCGCAGCATCGCCGAGCGG GTGAGGAGGACAAAGATCAGCGAGCGAATCAGGAAGCTGCAGGAGCTCGTGCCCAACATGGACAAG CAAACCAACACCTCCGACATGCTGGACTTGGCGGTCGACTACATCAGGGATCTCCAGAAGCAGGTCAAGGTACGAGCGAGCCAACCAACCAACTCCGGTTTCCTCCAAAACCCATATCCAAATGATGCGATCGATGAACACGGCGGCCGGCCGGCAGAACTGTCGCCGTAG
- the LOC136501285 gene encoding receptor protein kinase-like protein ZAR1 — protein sequence MAAVLTVLMAAATAASTAAALNTDGLALLALKFAVSDDPGNALSTWRDADADPCFWAGVTCASSSSGRVSAVELANASLAGYLPSELSLLSELQELSLPYNRLSGQIPAAVAALQRLATLDLAHNLLSGQVPPGIARLVSLQRLDLSSNQLNGTLPPGLAALPRLSGVLNLSYNHFTGGVPPEFGGIPVAVSLDLRGNDLEGEIPQVGSLVNQGPTAFDGNPRLCGFPLKVECAGGASAEDGPRIPDSSAAGGVTDPSAAAEVRRPGGPKRRRSSPTVPVLAAIVVVAIVAGVALQWQCRRRCAAAAGDEEKESAKEKGSGAVTLAGSEDRRSGGGGGEEGEVFVAVDDGFGMELEELLRASAYVVGKSRGGIVYRVVPGHGPAVAVRRLSEPDDGDSDGSGWRRRRAFEAEAAAIGRARHPNVARLRAYYYAPDEKLLIYDYLPNGSLHSALHGGPTASPTPLPWSLRLSIVQGAARGLAYLHECSPRRYVHGCIKSSKILLDDELRAHVSGFGLARLVAGAHKTAGHHSKKLGSAACALRGGTGAASYVAPELRAPGGAPAAAATQKGDVFAFGVVLLEAVTGREPTEGEGGMDLEAWVRRAFKEERPLSEVVDPTLLGEVHAKKQVLAVFHVALGCTEPDPEMRPRMRAVAESLDRIG from the exons ATGGCGGCGGTTCTGACGGTCCTGATGGCGGCAgccaccgccgcctccaccgcgGCGGCGCTCAACACGGACGGGCTAGCGCTGCTGGCGCTCAAGTTCGCTGTATCAGACGACCCGGGTAACGCGCTCTCCACGTGGCGGGACGCGGACGCCGACCCCTGCTTCTGGGCGGGCGTCAcctgcgcctcctcctcctccggccgcGTCTCCGCCGTCGAGCTCGCCAACGCTTCGCTGGCCGGGTACCTTCCCTCCGAGCTCTCGCTACTAtccgagctccaggagctctctCTCCCCTACAACCGGCTCTCGGGCCAGATCCCGGCGGCCGTGGCGGCGCTGCAGCGGCTGGCGACGCTGGACCTCGCGCACAACCTGCTGTCGGGCCAGGTCCCGCCCGGGATCGCGCGCCTCGTCTCGCTGCAGCGGCTCGACCTCTCCTCCAACCAGCTCAACGGGACGCTCCCGCCCGGGCTCGCCGCGCTCCCGCGGCTCTCGGGGGTGCTTAACCTCAGCTACAACCACTTCACGGGCGGGGTCCCGCCCGAGTTCGGCGGGATCCCCGTCGCTGTCAGCCTCGACCTCCGCGGGAACGACCTGGAGGGCGAGATCCCGCAGGTCGGCTCGCTCGTCAACCAGGGGCCCACCGCCTTCGACGGCAACCCGCGGCTGTGCGGGTTCCCGCTCAAGGTCGAGTGCGCGGGCGGGGCGAGTGCGGAGGACGGGCCGAGGATCCCGGACTCCAGCGCCGCCGGAGGCGTCACCGACCCTAGCGCCGCGGCAGAGGTCCGGAGGCCGGGAGGTCCGAAGCGGCGGCGGTCGTCGCCGACGGTGCCGGTCCTCGCCGCCATTGTCGTGGTTGCCATCGTCGCTGGCGTCGCTCTGCAGTGGCAGTGCCGGAGGCGGTGCGCGGCCGCGGCCGGGGACGAGGAGAAGGAGTcggccaaggagaagggctcGGGGGCGGTGACCCTCGCCGGCAGCGAGGACCGGCGTAGCGGCGGCGGGGGAGGGGAGGAAGGGGAGGTGTTCGTGGCCGTGGACGACGGCTTCGGGATGGAGCTGGAGGAGCTGCTCCGGGCCTCCGCCTACGTCGTCGGCAAGAGCCGCGGCGGCATCGTGTACCGCGTCGTCCCCGGCCATGGACCCGCCGTCGCCGTCCGCCGCCTCAGCGAGCCTGACGACGGCGACAGCGACGGCTCCggctggcgccgccgccgcgcgttCGAGGCCGAGGCTGCCGCCATCGGCCGCGCGCGCCACCCCAATGTGGCTCGCCTCCGTGCCTACTACTACGCCCCCGACGAGAAGCTGCTCATCTACGACTACCTCCCCAATGGCTCCCTCCACTCCGCTCTCCACG GTGGCCCGACGGCGTCGCCGACGCCATTGCCGTGGTCCTTGCGTCTGTCCATCGTGcagggcgcggcgcgcgggctgGCGTACCTGCACGAGTGCAGCCCGCGGCGGTACGTGCACGGCTGCATCAAGTCCTCCAAGATCCTGCTGGACGACGAGCTCCGCGCGCACGTGTCCGGGTTCGGCCTCGCCCGCCTGGTGGCCGGCGCGCACAAGACCGCCGGCCATCACTCCAAGAAGCTCGGCAGCGCGGCGTGCGCGCTCCGCGGCGGCACCGGCGCCGCGTCGTACGTGGCCCCGGAGCTGCGCGCGCCAGGCGGTGCACCCGCCGCGGCCGCCACGCAGAAGGGGGACGTGTTCGCGTTCGGCGTCGTGCTGCTGGAGGCCGTCACCGGGCGCGAGCCCACCGAGGGGGAAGGCGGCATGGACCTGGAGGCCTGGGTGCGCCGCGCCTTCAAGGAGGAGCGGCCGCTGTCGGAGGTGGTCGACCCCACGCTGCTCGGCGAGGTGCATGCCAAGAAGCAGGTCCTCGCCGTCTTCCACGTCGCGCTCGGGTGCACGGAGCCCGACCCCGAGATGCGCCCGCGCATGCGCGCCGTCGCCGAGAGCCTCGACCGGATCGGGTGA
- the LOC136501137 gene encoding transcription factor bHLH130-like isoform X2 codes for MYGSPVSKDLNLPVQPPMTSFGLLRYRSAPSTVLGDLCEDLLPPAPGSGPPRDTGGADNVFSRSLADHHHIRDDKPSPPPPPPTVHFPSAADMASQQHQHQQMMFHSHSQSQQQQQQQQMVDANKSGGLYRTVSSGMEAGAGVGAASNLIRQSSSPAGFLDHFSMDNGYGAMLRASMGMGFRDGGGAGGDGAAATDSLAGGGGGGGGGGGSGRLKGQLSFSSRQGSLMSQISDMDSEDVGGSSPEATAGGRGAYIPGYPMSSAGWDDSSSALVSDSLSVMKRPRDSSEPGGQQQQQQNGGLAHQFSLPKTSSEMAAIEKFLQFQDAVPCKIRAKRGCATHPRSIAERVRRTKISERIRKLQELVPNMDKQTNTSDMLDLAVDYIRDLQKQVKVLNESRTSCTCPASKHQQFSG; via the exons ATGTACGGCTCGCCGGTGTCCAAGGACCTCAACCTCCCGGTGCAGCCGCCGATGACCTCGTTCGGGCTGCTACGGTACAGATCGGCGCCCAGCACGGTGCTCGGCGACCTCTGCGAGGACCTGCTCCCTCCGGCTCCGGGCTCCGGGCCCCCGCGCGACACCGGCGGCGCCGACAACGTCTTCTCCAGGTCCCTGGCCGATCACCACCACATCCGGGACGACAagccgtcgccgccaccgccgccgccgactgTCCACTTCCCGAGTGCGGCCGACATGGCCTCCCAGCAGCACCAGCATCAGCAAATGATGTTCCACTCCCACTCCCagtcccagcagcagcagcagcagcagcagatggtgGACGCTAATAAGTCCGGGGGCCTCTACCGCACCGTCAGCTCGGGCATGGAAGCCGGCGCCGGCGTCGGTGCCGCCAGCAACCTGATTCGGCAGAGTAGCTCCCCCGCGGGGTTCCTGGATCATTTCAGCATGGACAACG GCTACGGGGCCATGCTGAGGGCGAGCATGGGCATGGGTTTccgggacggcggcggcgccggcggcgacggTGCCGCGGCGACGGACTCcctcgcgggcggcggcggcggcggcggcggcggcggcggtagcggCAGGCTCAAGGGGCAGCTGAGCTTCTCGTCGCGGCAGGGGTCGCTGATGTCCCAGATCTCGGATATGGACAGCGAGGACGTCGGAGGGAGCAGCCCCGAGGCTACTGCCGGCGGCAGGGGCGCTTACATCCCGGGGTACCCGATGAGCTCCGCCGGGTGGGACGACTCGTCGTCTGCGCTCGTGTCGGACAGCCTGTCCGTGATGAAACGCCCGCGGGACTCGTCGGAGCCCggcggccagcagcagcagcagcagaacggCGGGCTGGCGCACCAGTTCAGCCTGCCCAAGACGTCGTCGGAGATGGCGGCCATCGAGAAGTTCCTCCAGTTCCAGGACGCCGTGCCCTGCAAGATCCGCGCCAAGCGCGGGTGCGCCACGCACCCGCGCAGCATCGCCGAGCGG GTGAGGAGGACAAAGATCAGCGAGCGAATCAGGAAGCTGCAGGAGCTCGTGCCCAACATGGACAAG CAAACCAACACCTCCGACATGCTGGACTTGGCGGTCGACTACATCAGGGATCTCCAGAAGCAGGTCAAG GTGTTGAACGAGAGCCGCACCAGCTGCACCTGCCCGGCGAGCAAGCACCAG
- the LOC136501994 gene encoding OVARIAN TUMOR DOMAIN-containing deubiquitinating enzyme 4-like isoform X1, with translation MRLYSPALCLRRSSTHSHPNQFRGGFTQSMASWKCPHSQSSLYHPKSGLVDFSLSKNVKSSQPQSIKYFVNLMGQQFRCGLSTREGSLSVKLDIPSHEKSRIGWNWKNMHHKIGGAAGGLCFGFSVTGIASAEVPVIRIKDNAETSSSSTSSTHGKKVYTDYSVTGIPGDGRCLFRSVVHGACIRSGRPIPNEDLQRKLADDLREMVADEFVKRREETEWFVEGDFDTYVSHIREPHVWGGEPELFMASHVLQMPITVYMRDEDAGGLRAIAEYGQQYGKEDPIQVLYHGFGHYDAIQIPAKVGSKRKL, from the exons ATGCGGCTCTACTCACCTGCACTCTGTTTGCGGCGATCAAGCACACATTCTCATCCTAACCAGTTCCGAGGAGGATTCACGCAGAGTATGGCCTCATGGAAGTGCCCGCACTCGCAGTCAAGCCTGTACCATCCGAAGTCGGGTTTAGTTGATTTTTCGCTTAGCAAGAATGTAAAGTCTTCTCAGCCACAAAGTATAAAGTACTTTGTCAACTTAATGGGCCAGCAGTTCCGTTGTGGACTGTCAACCAGAGAGGGTAGCCTAAGTGTAAAGCTTGACATTCCTTCGCACGAAAAATCAAGGATAGGTTGGAACTGGAAAAATATGCATCACAAGATAGGAGGTGCAGCAGGTGGACTCTGCTTTGGTTTTTCGGTTACTGGAATAGCAAGCGCTGAGGTTCCTGTCATTAGGATCAAAGACAATGCCGAAACTTCATCATCATCCACCAGTTCAACTCATGGGAAGAAAGTCTACACAGATTATTCTGTCACTG GTATTCCTGGAGATGGAAGATGTTTGTTCCGCTCTGTGGTACATGGTGCGTGCATTAGGTCAGGGAGACCCATACCTAATGAAGATCTTCAGAGAAAACTAGCTGATGACTTGAGAGAAATG GTCGCCGATGAATTTGTTAAGAGGCGGGAAGAGACTGAATG GTTTGTTGAGGGGGATTTTGATACATATGTATCCCATATTAGGGAGCCACATGTGTGGGGAGGTGAGCCAGAATTGTTCATGGCATCCCATGTTCTTCA GATGCCAATAACGGTTTACATGCGCGATGAGGATGCTGGTGGTCTGAGAGCAATTGCAGAATATGGCCAGCAGTATGGCAAAGAAGACCCAATCCAAGTCTTGTATCATGGTTTTGGCCATTACGACGCTATACAGATCCCAGCAAAGGTTGGTTCGAAGAGGAAGCTGTAG
- the LOC136500138 gene encoding uncharacterized protein, producing the protein MEAGLRALGHRYCGGGGGFAAARAIRLRLRRQRSAAAFCSREWRETVTPSRPPACLCPPALANVSAVAVSGDGNGAAGGPVGSGVEVARASRMLHVVLVSPLALMDGSVMLVIHHILTLLLFCSVDNKRIPGNTGSIARTCAASAVGLHLVGPLGYKVDDTKLKRAGLDYWPYPSVGCILYVVVKIHDSWDHFCDYFMKQEGDKRLLAFTKRGTQIHSDFSYRPGDWLVFGSETKGLPRQALEDCCREGLGGGTLRIPMVETYVRCLNLSVSVGIALYEAARQLNYEQLQAIRTASAKRTCMPRAPAPRASIAHARVAAGCASAIPRVVLCTRQTLCTEREREGKGEGVE; encoded by the exons ATGGAGGCCGGCCTGCGCGCGCTTGGCCACCGctactgcggcggcggcggcgggttcgCCGCCGCGCGTGCcatccggctccggctccggcgccAGCGCAGCGCGGCCGCCTTCTGCTCCCGTGAGTGGCGAGAGACTGTCACCCCCTCCCGCCCTCCGGCGTGTCTGTGTCCCCCTGCGCTTGCAAACGTTTCTGCAGTTGCTGTTAGTGGAGATGGGAATGGCGCCGCGGGTGGCCCCGTGGGGAGCGGCGTCGAGGTGGCGCGAGCCAGCAGGATGCTTCACGTCGTGCTCGTCTCGCCGCTG gCCTTAATGGATGGAAGTGTAATGCTTGTAATACACCATATCCTAACCCTGCTGCTGTTTTGCTCGGTGGACAATAAGAGG ATACCAGGAAATACAGGGTCCATTGCAAGGACATGTGCTGCATCTGCAGTTGGCCTGCATCTTGTCGGG CCATTAGGTTATAAGGTAGATGACACAAAATTGAAGCGTGCGGGATTGGATTATTGGCCGTATCCTTCGGTTGGATGTATACT ATACGTTGTTGTCAAGATTCATGACTCTTGGGACCACTTCTGTGATTATTTCATGAAGCAG GAAGGAGATAAAAGGCTGTTGGCATTCACCAAAAGAGGCACACAAATCCATTCA GATTTCTCCTACAGGCCAGGGGACTGGCTAGTCTTTGGTTCTGAAACAAAAGGATTGCCTCGACAAGCCCTTGAGGATTGCTGTCGAGAGGGCCTAGGCGGTGGAACCCTCCGGATTCCCATGGTGGAAACCTACGTCCGGTGCCTCAACCTCTCCGTCAGCGTTGGAATCGCACTGTATGAAGCAGCTAGACAGCTGAACTACGAGCAGCTTCAGGCTATCCGCACCGCGAGCGCTAAACGCACCTGCATGCCGCGCGCGCCCGCACCGCGCGCCTCTATCGCGCACGCGCGCGTAGCGGCCGGCTGCGCGAGCGCTATTCCCAGAGTAGTACTGTGCACACGCCAAACACTGtgcacggagagagagagagaggggaagggagagggagtagAATAA